In Aliiglaciecola sp. LCG003, a genomic segment contains:
- the arcB gene encoding aerobic respiration two-component sensor histidine kinase ArcB has protein sequence MQSNAPIDSWAIRVAQFVQRFGTLKTSILFVLLTLAFTIGGSYALRMALNGEVEIEDFVSAIILTMLSAPWVLFIFTELVKQLEQSRANLTAAVKQLEKLREADVLLNHELQSNIKKLNHEIEQRKVAQLEREAVFQDLEREIADKSEQELQAKRLSTLLRSIIDASPDLIYYRNEEGQFAGCNRVAEQMTGKTEEQLIGLTPHQVYDEDLARQVVASDHEVLETNASITEELWLRFADGRRRYFEMRKVPFYDKDGTRLGLLAFGRDITERKQAENAVTKANKDKTAFIATISHELRTPLNGIVGLSRMLRDTKLSDEQFSWVSTIYASAITLGNIFNDIIDLDKLDRDRLELSLKTVSLKEFTNELSSIIQLLAADKGLRFETEIIEPVPFQVEADGTRLRQVLWNLLFNSIKFTQKGKVSLTVEAHNADQPGVSMVKFIIRDTGVGIPKEELSNIFAMYYQVNHPDHQSATGTGIGLAICKQMVKMMNGEIKVNSVVGEGTCFTVELPLTINNKPLQLEELHVHDLNILLVEDIELNVMVAKALLEKLGQKVEVAMTGQEALNMARNNQYDLILLDIQLPDMNGFNVASVLHEEGLVEQTSIVALTANVIKTRQEYLNNGMDDVIAKPIKKSRVIEVFNQLFSEQKPLPQFSVEEAKNSDMEAFLDIDLLQMLVDTIGHEMVRTSIGVFQENMPDYMEILKISLSANEKDEVCSQAHKIKGAAGSVGLARVQKIANRIQQGDHPTWWENVHDWVEELEMAERQDLIKVQDWLNLQNIDD, from the coding sequence CCGAATTGGTTAAACAACTAGAGCAATCCCGCGCCAATTTAACCGCAGCGGTGAAACAGTTAGAAAAATTACGCGAAGCCGATGTGCTGCTAAACCATGAGTTACAAAGTAATATCAAAAAACTCAATCATGAGATTGAACAACGCAAAGTAGCGCAACTCGAACGAGAAGCTGTGTTCCAAGATTTGGAGCGTGAAATAGCCGATAAATCTGAGCAAGAACTGCAAGCCAAACGTCTTTCCACCTTGCTACGCTCTATTATTGATGCCTCCCCCGACCTGATTTATTACCGTAATGAAGAGGGGCAGTTTGCCGGATGCAATCGTGTTGCTGAGCAAATGACAGGTAAAACGGAAGAGCAGCTTATTGGCCTAACTCCCCATCAAGTCTATGATGAAGACTTGGCTAGACAAGTGGTTGCCAGTGACCACGAAGTATTGGAAACCAATGCTAGCATTACCGAAGAATTATGGCTGCGCTTTGCTGATGGCAGACGCAGATACTTCGAAATGCGCAAAGTCCCCTTCTATGATAAAGACGGCACTCGACTAGGTTTGTTAGCTTTTGGTCGGGATATTACCGAGCGTAAGCAGGCGGAAAATGCGGTAACCAAAGCCAACAAAGACAAAACCGCTTTTATTGCTACTATCAGCCATGAGTTGCGTACGCCGTTAAATGGTATTGTCGGTCTGAGCCGCATGCTTAGAGATACCAAATTGTCTGATGAACAATTTAGTTGGGTAAGTACCATTTACGCTAGTGCGATCACCCTAGGGAATATATTCAATGACATTATTGATTTGGATAAACTTGATAGGGACAGATTGGAGTTATCTCTCAAAACCGTTTCGTTAAAAGAATTTACTAATGAATTGAGCAGTATCATTCAACTGCTTGCGGCCGACAAAGGCCTGCGCTTTGAAACCGAAATAATTGAGCCCGTACCTTTCCAGGTTGAGGCCGATGGCACCCGCTTGCGCCAAGTTTTATGGAACCTGCTGTTTAACTCAATTAAATTCACCCAAAAAGGCAAAGTCAGTCTGACGGTTGAAGCGCACAATGCTGACCAACCTGGCGTTAGTATGGTCAAGTTTATTATTCGCGATACTGGTGTGGGCATTCCGAAAGAAGAATTATCAAACATTTTTGCAATGTATTATCAGGTTAATCATCCTGACCATCAATCTGCCACGGGAACCGGTATTGGTTTAGCAATTTGTAAGCAGATGGTCAAAATGATGAATGGTGAAATCAAAGTCAACAGTGTGGTGGGTGAAGGAACCTGCTTTACCGTCGAGTTGCCATTAACTATCAATAACAAACCCCTGCAGTTGGAAGAATTGCATGTTCATGATTTAAATATACTGTTGGTTGAAGACATTGAGCTCAACGTGATGGTAGCTAAAGCCTTGCTAGAAAAACTAGGCCAAAAGGTCGAGGTAGCCATGACCGGCCAAGAAGCGTTAAATATGGCTAGAAACAATCAATATGACCTTATTTTACTGGATATTCAACTGCCTGATATGAACGGCTTTAACGTTGCAAGCGTGCTACATGAAGAGGGATTGGTTGAGCAAACTTCCATAGTCGCACTTACCGCTAATGTAATTAAAACTCGTCAGGAGTATTTAAATAACGGTATGGATGATGTGATTGCAAAGCCAATCAAAAAGAGCCGTGTTATTGAAGTGTTCAATCAGTTATTTAGCGAGCAAAAGCCCCTTCCGCAATTTTCAGTTGAAGAAGCCAAAAACAGTGACATGGAAGCCTTTTTGGATATTGATTTACTGCAAATGTTAGTGGATACCATAGGGCATGAAATGGTTAGAACCAGCATCGGTGTATTTCAAGAGAACATGCCTGATTATATGGAAATCCTTAAGATTAGTCTCAGTGCTAATGAAAAAGACGAAGTCTGCTCACAAGCCCATAAGATAAAAGGCGCTGCTGGCTCTGTAGGCTTGGCGCGAGTGCAGAAAATTGCTAATCGGATCCAACAGGGGGACCACCCTACATGGTGGGAAAACGTGCACGATTGGGTTGAAGAACTGGAAATGGCAGAACGCCAAGACTTGATTAAAGTGCAAGACTGGCTGAACTTACAAAATATCGACGACTAA